One Candida dubliniensis CD36 chromosome 1, complete sequence genomic region harbors:
- a CDS encoding calcium channel, putative (Similar to S. cerevisiae CCH1;~Similar to C. albicans CCH1), with protein MDNNSNTHSSRGRPGIIINPPTESNLNIQHISEEEQASYDEDYDPNKTYISDSQYWQRQSFLHNEDDLASVEIPELHQIQDRAPDSLSIHSDKRSSRSGRDILNVLHLSRPSSPRTPNSATSTPSLGHAIEDEDLDELKEGLNYALGTKENEANWFPVNKLSKSTTQQREETSGDENSSFVNFTTDIPLNDLSPFISNPNTNKNKSDTSSKYVVNSPFETRSNLGLPVDPGLLETGSLMSPYPKDGGGSSPRIANAISRISDRIAGAGGSSRRNEENTERLSAVESQASLPLPTPMSEHFTFFDESNKSTNKSDKTSVGNTSLRNESDTNLDSNIEGLGLYLQQTNKSQISSTGQHEYSREVPVTDYLRLPKKSHQNNRTNFQEFDTMYLFGKSLGIFTPESKVRQFCYHVCENKFINTFLLVILILQVCLLTYRQWNPFVLNGYFIKGYNWADYLLMVINVIYTAEVIGKIIAYGFYDDHIMFDELGLPYPKNEITKEYFSKNYISKILKSLGIFKSRAEKKRQEKFISQENDKRSSSEDSEIREIDLNDSRQDLLGESNRSFGLKDKYHMDSHHRNYIPLRSQANDPEDLDKTTPVPKQMLEAKNTFFKPTPNTFEKLNLKRAFFRSSWQRVDFISMVCFWISLFLSINHYDADHHIMLFRALSCLRILRLCNLTTGTTTILTACKIAIPQLIDVSIFIACFWLFFGIIGVQTFKSSLTRHCVWTNPDDPTDTFVNSDSYCGSYIGLDGAPTAYLMRDGSSSNVIKGYRCPMYSQCVSGDNPYNGTLNFDNILQSLEIVFVIMSANTFTDIMYYTMDTDNMAACLFFIGCIFVMTVWLINVFIAIIVASFNITRMEVAEEKKKKREGRRIFKIFGYADQDVQMHEERLEFLKNQNVFLKWYYNLEFFFVICVIIDLFVQCFRRSDMSDRRAHLLYRFEASFTGVFMVEVILRFAFYFPNWRLFFRVKRNCFDLFLAVITTIIIIGPIKTALGHAYYWLTVFQVMRAYRVVLWTSITRNLWLKIMRNFKAIFDLALFYFILLFLVSIILARYFEGVVSQDEAGDLDFPMTTLPGVFIALYVITSTENWTEILYGMQQYATTTSSRSFGSVFLIGWFMLSNMIILNIFIAVIAKTLEVSEEGKRKQQLLQFIDTMTNKLQDIEQDSGLLSKIKKKLFRRKQVKDELEEAVVNLLLSGTAVNDFLENDARNEIDDDDEGEAIRTLPTSTWKRWLGVNYWRTLNLFKNNPFYGNKAEGRKVSLENFNPANFARTIVKERKNIVSKQNEFLEANPRYNYVFYVIGPHHPLRRLCQKMVKPSYGERIDGAVPYKPVAEAMVVLMFIATITLVVIACYMTPIFRMDHAGEPWVFWAEFVFVMIFTIEFSIKVIADGFIFTPNAYTRSSWNLIDFVVLLSLWIETIAYLKNDGKLSRIVRGLKALRALRLLTVSDTAKANFHNTMIAGFWKIINAAVISLCLLLPFSIWGLNIFNGRLGYCVDGESDMSSCYNEYQNSVFNWQIVSPNVYTNPQLEFNRFASSFATLFEIVSLEGWVDLLNNVMASTGVGTPKETNATPFNGFFVVLFNFVSIIFILTLFVSVIISNYSRSTGRAYMTTDQISWYRVKKILVQVKPSKRKNIDNLHVIRRFCYRMTVERNPVWTRTLNCVLVFHVIALLLECFPSYDSLNQFRTSIYMIASSMFFVNSIMLFTGQGFSTFMQYKWNIFNLVVSLGAFGTTTGSYFLDPNSPLININKLFLVAILVFVIPRSNRLSQLLRFASASLPSLISLVFTWIIVFLVFAIAMNQIFGMTRLGPNTTGNINLRSVPKALIVLFRCSFGEGWNYIMEDFALAQPFCTSENNLDNSDCGNKQYAYILFIAWNIISMYIFLNMFISLILDSFDYIGHKESYNQLIQREEIRKFKRTWQKFDPQGTGYIKPIELPKLLHSLEGALSFHFYTGSLTIPELCKKWIIRNNPNDPYDVTINYEAIEHTMEQMDIPKIRERRKAYEMFIEEALLCMELNNDPGISFTRILLQLPLYTSFDTSNCFNLIDYLDRRLLIQKVMKRLHTKRVYETIATYVCRWKFKKDNRLGIKDTNLAFDKRLARNSYLRNDQLLINKNPPTIFVTDEAGKRNSSDINVRDSSSVGTERNSVIYGDHSISSGVYYPSTPVAKLNHSQHVKPSHPKLFIEIPSQNPQREFITTEDEVKVSPFMDPEEVNEYESKNSGSLVDVGSIEEILESSSWKNAFDDLKSDEKRKK; from the coding sequence atggATAATAACAGTAATACCCATTCAAGTCGAGGTAGACCTGGTATAATTATAAACCCTCCGACTGAATCAAATCTCAACATACAACATATTCTGGAAGAAGAGCAGGCATCTTATGACGAAGATTACGACCCAAATAAGACATACATATCTGATTCACAGTACTGGCAGAGACAATCCTTTTTGCATAATGAAGACGATTTAGCTAGTGTAGAGATACCCGAGTTGCACCAAATTCAAGACAGAGCACCAGATTCATTACTGATTCACTCAGACAAGCGATCATCGCGAAGTGGACGAGACATACTTAATGTGCTACATTTGAGCAGACCAAGCTCACCTAGGACGCCTAATTCAGCTACATCAACACCAAGTCTAGGACATGCAATcgaagatgaagatttgGATGAGCTAAAGGAAGGATTAAATTATGCATTGGGTACTAAGGAAAATGAAGCAAATTGGTTCCCTGTAAATAAGTTatccaaatcaacaacacaaCAGAGAGAAGAGACTTCAGGTGATGAAAATTCTAGTTTTGTGAATTTCACAACTGATATTCCTTTGAATGATTTATCCCCCTTCATTTCCAACCCAAAcacaaataaaaacaaaagcgACACTTCGTCAAAATACGTGGTAAATTCTCCCTTTGAAACTAGGTCGAATTTAGGTTTACCAGTTGACCCGGGGCTTTTGGAAACAGGCTCGTTGATGTCACCCTATCCCAAAGACGGGGGTGGTTCTTCCCCTAGAATTGCTAATGCAATCTCAAGAATATCAGATCGTATTGCTGGTGCAGGGGGGAGTAGTAGACGAAACGAAGAAAATACCGAAAGATTGAGTGCAGTAGAGTCTCAAGCAAGTTTACCTTTACCCACACCAATGAGTGAACATTTTACGTTTTTTGATGAGTCAAACAAGTCCACCAACAAAAGTGATAAAACATCTGTTGGTAATACATCTCTTAGAAATGAAAGCGACACCAATTTAGATTCAAATATTGAGGGATTGGGGTTGTATCTACAGCAAACGAACAAACTGCAAATATCAAGCACAGGACAACACGAGTACTCACGTGAAGTCCCAGTAACAGACTATCTCCGATTACCTAAAAAACTGCATCAGAACAACAGAACCAATTTCCAAGAGTTTGACACTATGTATTTATTTGGGAAGTCATTGGGTATATTCACTCCCGAGTCTAAAGTTCGACAATTTTGCTATCATGTGTGTGAGAACAAATTCATAAACACATTCCTTTTGGtcattttgattttgcaAGTATGCTTATTGACTTATAGACAATGGAACCCTTTTGTGCTTAATGGATATTTTATCAAAGGATATAACTGGGCAGATTATTTGCTCATGGTTATAAATGTCATTTATACAGCAGAAGTCATAGGAAAAATCATAGCTTACGGATTTTACGATGATCACATAATGTTTGATGAATTAGGGTTGCCATATcccaaaaatgaaattaccAAAGAATATTTTAGTAAGAATtacatttcaaaaattttgaaatctttAGGCATTTTCAAGTCCCGAGcggaaaagaaaagacaAGAAAAGTTCATATCTCAggaaaatgataaaagaAGCTCTAGCGAAGATAGTGAGATTAGAGAAATTGACTTGAATGATAGTAGGCAGGATTTATTAGGTGAATCAAATCGATCATTTGGTTTGAAAGACAAATATCATATGGACCTGCACCATCGGAATTATATACCCCTCAGATCCCAAGCAAATGATCCTGAGGATTTAGATAAAACTACTCCAGTGCCTAAACAGATGTTAGAGGCCAAAAACacttttttcaaaccaacacccaatacttttgaaaaactaaatttgaaaagagCATTTTTCAGAAGCAGTTGGCAAAGAGTAGACTTTATATCGATGGTTTGTTTTTggatttcattatttttatcaatcaatcactATGATGCCGATCACCACATTATGTTGTTTAGAGCACTCAGTTGTCTTCGTATTTTGAGACTTTGTAACTTGACTACTGGTACTACCACCATTTTGACTGCATGTAAGATAGCCATTCCTCAGTTGATTgatgtttcaatttttattgCCTGCTTTTGGCTATTTTTTGGTATAATAGGAGTACAAACGTTCAAATCTTCATTAACCAGACATTGTGTGTGGACCAATCCCGATGATCCAACCGACACATTTGTGAATTCTGATCTGTATTGTGGATCTTATATTGGCCTTGATGGAGCACCAACAGCGTATTTAATGAGGGATGGCCTGTCGTCAAACGTTATAAAAGGCTACCGATGTCCCATGTATTCGCAATGTGTATCTGGGGATAATCCCTACAATGGAACATTAAACTTTGACAATATATTGCAATCGTTAGAAATTGTGTTTGTTATTATGAGTGCAAATACATTTACTGATATTATGTATTACACTATGGATACAGACAATATGGCAGCctgtttatttttcattggaTGTATATTTGTAATGACAGTTTGGTTAATCAATGTGTTTATTGCTATCATAGTTGCGTCATTCAATATCACTAGAATGGAGGTTgcagaagaaaagaagaagaaacgTGAAGGAAGACgtatttttaaaatatttggatACGCAGATCAAGATGTCCAAATGCACGAAGAACGACTTgagtttttgaaaaaccaAAATGTGTTTTTAAAATGGTATTATAAccttgaatttttttttgtgatCTGTGTTATTATCGATTTATTTGTCCAATGCTTCAGAAGGTCTGATATGTCTGATCGTAGGGCACATCTATTGTATCGATTTGAAGCATCTTTTACTGGTGTGTTTATGGTTGAAGTTATCTTGCGTTTTGCTTTTTACTTTCCAAATTGGAGATTATTTTTCAGAGTGAAAAGAAActgttttgatttgtttttggcAGTAATCACCAccataattattattggacCAATTAAAACTGCCCTCGGACATGCATATTACTGGTTAACTGTTTTTCAAGTGATGAGAGCCTATAGAGTAGTATTGTGGACTTCGATTACAAGAAATTTGTggttgaaaataatgagAAATTTCAAAgcaatttttgatttagcATTGTTTTACTTTATCTTACTTTTTTTGGTTAGCATAATCTTGGCTAGATATTTTGAAGGAGTTGTCTCACAAGATGAAGCCGGTGATCTTGATTTCCCTATGACCACGTTGCCAGGAGTTTTCATTGCTTTGTATGTTATCACGTCGACGGAAAACTGGACAGAGATACTTTATGGAATGCAACAATATGCTACAACCACATCATCTCGATCATTTGGGTCAGTTTTCTTAATTGGATGGTTCATGTTGTCTAATATGATTATCctcaatattttcattgcCGTTATCGCTAAAACATTAGAGGTTTCTGAAGAAGGCAAGCGGAAACAGCAATTATTGCAATTTATTGACACCATGACAAACAAACTACAAGATATTGAACAGGACTCAGGGTTGCTAtccaaaatcaagaaaaaattattcaGAAGAAAACAAGTTAAAGATGAACTAGAGGAAGCAGTTGTCAATTTACTTTTGAGCGGTACTGCTGTGAAtgattttttggaaaaCGATGCTCGCAACGAAatcgatgatgatgatgaaggaGAAGCAATAAGAACTTTACCTACATCGACATGGAAACGATGGTTAGGGGTGAATTACTGGCGTACCctcaatttattcaaaaacaaCCCATTTTATGGAAATAAGGCTGAGGGAAGGAAAGTATCTTTGGAAAATTTCAATCCAGCAAATTTTGCTCGAACTATtgttaaagaaagaaagaatattGTCAGCAAACAAAACGAGTTTTTAGAAGCCAATCCACGATATAATTATGTGTTTTATGTAATTGGGCCACATCATCCACTTCGTAGATTGTGTCAAAAAATGGTGAAACCAAGTTATGGAGAAAGAATTGATGGTGCTGTTCCTTACAAGCCTGTAGCAGAAGCTATGGTTGTATTAATGTTCATTGCAACAATCACATTAGTTGTAATTGCATGTTATATGACTCCTATTTTCCGTATGGATCATGCCGGTGAGCCCTGGGTATTTTGGGCAGAATTTGTATTTGTGATGATATTTACCATTGAATTTTCTATCAAAGTAATCGCTGATGGCTTCATCTTTACCCCGAATGCTTATACTCGATCGTCTTGGAAtcttattgattttgtggTGTTGCTTTCCTTGTGGATAGAAACAATTgcttatttgaaaaatgacGGGAAGTTGTCAAGAATTGTCAGGGGGTTGAAAGCATTGAGAGCATTGAGATTGTTAACGGTCAGTGATACAGCAAAAGCCAATTTCCATAACACAATGATTGCTGgattttggaaaattattaatgcTGCAGTTATTTCCCTTTGTTTATTGCttccattttcaatttgggGATTGAATATCTTTAATGGACGACTTGGATATTGCGTTGATGGAGAGTCTGACATGAGTTCTTGTTACAATGAATATCAGAATTCTGTGTTCAATTGGCAAATTGTTAGCCCAAACGTGTATACCAATCCTCAATTGGAATTCAACCGATTTGCATCTTCATTTGCTACtttgtttgaaattgtttcatTAGAAGGTTGGGTCGACTTATTAAACAATGTCATGGCTAGTACAGGGGTCGGTACCCCTAAGGAAACCAATGCGACTCCATTCAATGGATTTTTTGTGgttcttttcaattttgtcagtattatctttattttgACGTTGTTTGTATCTGTGATCATTAGTAATTACTCGAGATCAACTGGAAGGGCTTATATGACAACTGATCAGATATCTTGGTATCGAGTTAAGAAGATATTGGTGCAAGTTAAACCTtcgaaaagaaagaatattGACAATCTTCATGTCATAAGAAGATTTTGTTACAGAATGACCGTGGAAAGAAATCCTGTTTGGACAAGAACTTTGAATtgtgttttggtttttcaTGTCATAGCATTATTGTTAGAATGTTTCCCGTCATATGATAgtttgaatcaatttagAACTCTGATTTACATGATTGCATCCAGTATGTTTTTcgtaaattcaattatgcTTTTCACGGGACAAGGATTTTCTACATTTATGCAATACAAGTggaatatttttaatttggtGGTATCTTTAGGTGCCTTTGGAACTACTACAGGGTCGTACTTTTTGGACCCCAATTCCCCCTTGATAAATATTAACAAGTTATTCTTGGTTGCTATTTTAGTGTTTGTGATTCCTCGTAGTAACAGATTGAGTCAACTTTTGCGATTTGCTTCTGCGTCCTTGCCATCTTTGATTTCCTTGGTATTTACATGGATTATTGTATTTTTGGTTTTCGCAATTGCcatgaatcaaatttttggaATGACAAGACTAGGTCCTAATACTACTGgaaatattaatttaagATCAGTCCCCAAGGCattgattgttttatttaGATGCAGTTTTGGAGAAGGATGGAATTATATTATGGAAGATTTTGCATTAGCTCAACCATTTTGCACCAGTGAAAATAATCTTGATAACAGTGATTGTGGCAATAAACAATATGCttatattcttttcattGCCTGGAACATAATATCAATGTAcatatttttgaatatgtttatttcattgattttagATAGTTTTGATTATATTGGACATAAAGAAAGCTATaaccaattgattcaaagaGAAGAAATCCGGAAATTTAAAAGAACTTGGCAAAAATTTGATCCTCAAGGGACCGGTTACATTAAACCAATTGAATTACCCAAATTGTTACATTCACTTGAAGGTGCCTTATCGTTCCATTTTTATACTGGGCTGTTAACAATTCCGGAATTGTGCAAAAAATGGATTATTAGAAATAATCCCAATGATCCATATGATGTGACCATTAATTATGAAGCCATTGAACATACAATGGAACAAATGGATATCCCCAAGATTAGAGAAAGACGGAAAGCTTATGAAATGTTTATTGAAGAGGCATTGTTATGTATGGAGTTGAATAATGATCCTGGTATATCCTTTACGAGAATTTTATTGCAATTGCCATTATACACATCGTTTGATACAagtaattgttttaatttaattgattatttggatAGAAGGTTATTGATACAGAAAGTTATGAAACGTTTACATACCAAGCGAGTCTATGAAACTATTGCTACTTATGTTTGTCGTTGGAAGTTTAAAAAGGACAATCGATTAGGTATTAAAGATACAAACCTTGCCTTTGATAAAAGATTGGCCAGAAACAGTTATTTGCGGAatgatcaattattgattaataagAATCCTCCAACGATATTTGTCACTGATGAAGCTGGCAAAAGAAATCTGAGTGATATAAATGTCCGTGATTCCTCTTCAGTAGGTACCGAAAGGAATTCGGTGATTTATGGAGATCATAGTATTTCAAGTGGAGTATACTATCCTAGCACACCAGTGGCTAAGCTTAATCATTCTCAACATGTGAAACCTTCTCATCCAAAGttgtttattgaaattcCATCACAAAATCCTCAAAGAGAATTTATAACTACTGAAGATGAAGTAAAAGTGTCGCCATTTATGGATCCTGAAGAAGTTAATGAATATGAAAGCAAAAATAGTGGTTCATTGGTTGATGTTGGTAGTATTGAAGAGATTCTTGAACTGTCATCTTGGAAAAATGCctttgatgatttaaaatCTGATgaaaaaaggaagaaatAG
- a CDS encoding sulfur metabolism repression control protein, putative (Similar to Aspergillus nidulans SCONB;~Similar to C. albicans MET30), whose amino-acid sequence MNLLNNCDEVSSSSSKTTNNFNNLINSTTTEPSQTQSTSSSTTTTSVSTTHYLPDTIYSSHTKSTIISKTPSDFIQTQPSSPEATSSIQTISNQITDDLPNQEVSVVTPFLVKHISDANMIPKDNFHKYCYRHNPDITCNKHTDEVRMKLIQDQLDKLPNGDQQAITHVWSIFSAAPVQHRQLILQGLLSQCCFPQLSFISQEVSSLIKIDFISTLPQEISLKILCYLDCRSLCNAAQVSRKWKSLADDDRVWHYMCQQHIDRKCPNCGWGLPLMHMKRAREMTDDDNIKPIKRNDEQQQQQQQQQPQQGSSQSQVLDAEGQPDKKKLKLDTPEDNHKKTIPPSVVVKKRPWKSVYSERFKLEKNWRKGTHTIKTFTGHSDGVTCLQFNRKYLMTGSYDTTIKIWKIDSGECVKTLTGHTKGVRALVFDNQKLITGGLDSTIKVWNYHTGQCIATYRGHDDAVIAVDFTNKSIVSGSADHTVRVWHVDSRTCYTLRGHTDWVNHVKIHSASNTIFSASDDTTVRMWDMNSNQCIKVFGGMENNGHIGQVQCIIPFTYKEELIEDESESDSENNQHSAAATTTTLGNSNISLSNDEATINRTTFTSHNNNTATSTNSYPTHFLTSALDNTIKLWDVATGKCIRTQFGHIEGVWSIAADTFRIISGAHDRLIKVWDLQNGKCLHTFTNNSSVSCVGLSDSRFVAGLENGEVKMYCFD is encoded by the coding sequence ATGAACTTACTAAATAATTGTGATGAggtttcatcttcatcatcaaagacaaccaacaactttaataatctaataaattcaaCCACAACAGAACCATCTCAAACCCAACtgacatcatcatcaacaactacGACGTCTGTATCTACAACACATTATTTACCAGACACCATATACTCATCACATACCAAATCAACTATAATAAGTAAAACCCCTTCAGACTTCATTCAAACACAACCGTCATCCCCAGAAGCAACCTCATCAATACAAACAATATCTAATCAAATCACAGATGACCTACCTAATCAAGAAGTTTCTGTTGTGACGCCATTTTTAGTAAAACATATTAGTGACGCCAATATGATCCCTAAGGATAATTTCCATAAATATTGTTATCGTCATAATCCTGATATTACTTGCAATAAACATACTGATGAAGTTcgaatgaaattgattcaagATCAGTTGGATAAATTACCTAATGGTGATCAACAAGCAATAACTCATGTATGGTCAATTTTCAGTGCCGCACCAGTACAACATCGTCAATTAATATTACAAGGATTATTAAGTCAATGTTGTTTCCCCcaattatcatttatttcCCAAGAAGTTTCTTCATtgattaaaattgattttatatCGACTTTACCCCAAGAAATATCCCTTAAAATCTTATGTTATTTGGACTGTCGATCATTATGTAATGCTGCCCAAGTTTCTCGTAAATGGAAAAGTTTAGCTGATGATGATAGAGTATGGCATTATATGTGTCAACAACATATTGATAGAAAATGTCCAAATTGTGGTTGGGGATTACCTTTGATGCATATGAAAAGAGCTCGTGAAATgactgatgatgataatattaaacctataaaaagaaatgacgaacaacagcaacagcaacagcaacaacaaccacaacaagGGTCATCACAATCACAAGTGTTGGATGCAGAGGGACAACCagacaagaaaaaattaaaacttgATACACCAGAAGATAACCACAAAAAAACTATACCTCCATCAGTTGTAGTGAAAAAGCGTCCATGGAAATCAGTTTATTCTGAAAGATTCAAATTAGAGAAAAATTGGCGTAAAGGAACTCATACAATTAAAACATTTACTGGACATAGTGACGGAGTTACATGTTTACAATTTAATCGGAAATATCTTATGACAGGATCATATGatacaacaataaaaatatgGAAGATTGATAGTGGTGAATGTGTTAAAACATTAACTGGTCATACCAAAGGAGTTAGAGCATTAgtttttgataatcaaaaattaattactGGTGGATTagattcaacaattaaagTATGGAATTATCATACGGGACAATGTATTGCCACTTATCGAGGACATGATGATGCTGTTATTGCAGTTGATTTTACCAATAAATCCATTGTATCAGGATCAGCTGATCATACGGTTAGAGTATGGCATGTTGATTCAAGAACTTGCTATACATTGAGAGGTCATACTGATTGGGTCAATCATGTCAAAATTCATCTGGCTTCAAATACTATTTTTAGTGCTAGTGATGATACAACAGTTAGAATGTGGGATATGAATAGTAATCAATGTATCAAAGTTTTCGGGGGTATGGAAAATAATGGTCATATAGGACAAGTTCAATGTATTATTCCTTTTACTtataaagaagaattaataGAAGATGAAAGTGAAAGTGATTCtgaaaataatcaacatTCAGCAGctgccaccaccacaacatTAGGAAACAGCAatatatcattatcaaacGATGAAGCAACAATTAATAGAACCACATTCACTTCccataacaacaatactgCAACAAGTACTAATTCATATCCTACACATTTCTTAACTTCTGCATTAGATAATACCATCAAATTATGGGATGTTGCCACGGGAAAATGTATAAGAACTCAATTTGGTCATATTGAAGGAGTTTGGTCTATTGCTGCCGATACATTTAGAATCATTAGTGGTGCTCATGATCGATTAATTAAAGTATGGGATTTACAAAATGGAAAATGTTTACATACATTTACTAATAATCTGAGCGTTTCATGTGTTGGATTAAGTGATTCAAGATTTGTTGCTGGTTTAGAAAATGGAGAAGTTAAAATGTATTgttttgattga
- a CDS encoding zinc-finger, translation elongation factor eEF-1-binding protein, putative (Similar to C. albicans ZPR1;~Similar to S. cerevisiae ZPR1), producing the protein MSEETKQQQEIFSSVGEQAQEVDNAIKQTGAADAEGHPVQEVESLCMNCHKNGVTRMLLTRIPYFREVIIMSFECPHCGFKNSEIQPAAQIAEKGARYVLKVENKKDFNRQIVKSETATVRFTELDIEIPPKRGQLINVEGILQEMIEDLESDQPQRQTVQPEVYEKIEQVINKIKSFINCDPNTVPLTVTVDDPAGNSWIEYVPGEPTHKWAMYEYNRTAEQNVFLGLISADDVAQHRQAELANKKQATDSNISSNLNKEQPQSEGEHSNLHTTGFKSDASEIENFSNEVQTFAATCSSCYKPCETHMKTVNIPHFKDVILMSTVCDHCGYKSNEVKTGGAIPEKGKRITLKVTDPEDLARDILKSETCGLNIPELNLDLTPGTLGGRFTTIEGLLTQVLEELHSRVFTQTSDSMDDETKTRWTGFFARLQDAIDGKIGFTIVMEDPLASSYIQNVYAPDNDPNMTIEEFERTFEQNEGLGLNDIKTD; encoded by the coding sequence ATGTCTGAAGAAACCAAACAACAGcaagaaatattttctaGTGTGGGAGAACAAGCTCAAGAAGTCGACAACGCTATTAAACAAACAGGAGCTGCCGATGCTGAAGGACACCCAGTTCAAGAAGTTGAATCTTTATGTATGAACTGTCATAAGAATGGGGTGACCAGAATGTTATTGACAAGAATTCCATATTTCAGAGAAGTTATTATAATGTCATTTGAATGTCCTCATTGTGGATTTAAAAATAGTGAAATTCAACCAGCAGCTCAAATTGCAGAAAAGGGGGCAAGATATGTATTAAAagttgaaaacaaaaaagatttCAACCGTCAAATTGTCAAATCAGAAACTGCTACGGTTAGATTTACTGAATTAGATATTGAAATTCCTCCGAAAAGAGGTCAATTAATCAATGTTGAAGGTATTTTACAAGAAATGATTGAAGATTTAGAATCTGATCAACCACAAAGACAAACCGTTCAACCAGAAGTctatgaaaaaattgagcaagtgataaacaaaatcaagCTGTTCATTAATTGTGACCCCAATACTGTTCCATTAACAGTGACTGTGGATGATCCAGCAGGTAATTCGTGGATTGAATATGTTCCCGGTGAACCAACTCATAAATGGGCCATGTATGAATACAATAGAACTGCTGAACAAAATGTATTTTTGGGATTAATTTCTGCTGATGATGTTGCTCAACATAGACAAGCTGAATTAGCCAATAAAAAGCAAGCCACTGATTCAAACATATCATccaatttaaataaagaaCAGCCACAATCAGAAGGAGAACATTCCAATCTTCACACTACTGGTTTCAAATCTGATGCGTCTGagattgaaaatttcaGTAATGAAGTCCAAACATTTGCTGCCACTTGTTCCTCATGTTATAAACCATGTGAAACTCATATGAAAACAGTTAATATTCCTCATTTCAAGGATGTTATTTTAATGTCCACTGTATGTGACCATTGTGgttataaatcaaatgaagTAAAAACTGGTGGGGCTATTCCAGAAAAGGGTAAAAGAATTACATTAAAAGTGACTGATCCTGAAGATTTAGCTCgtgatattttgaaaagcGAAACTTGTGGGTTAAATATTcctgaattgaatttagatTTGACTCCAGGAACTTTAGGCGGTAGATTTACTACTATTGAAGGATTATTGACTCAAGTTTTAGAAGAATTACATAGTAGAGTTTTCACTCAAACTTCAGATTCAATGGATGATGAAACTAAAACTAGATGGACGGGATTTTTTGCAAGATTACAAGATGCTATCGATGGGAAAATTGGATTCACTATTGTTATGGAAGATCCTTTAGCTTCTTCTTATATACAGAATGTTTATGCTCCCGATAATGATCCAAATATGactattgaagaatttgaaagaaCTTTTGAACAAAACGAAGGATTGGGTTTGAATGATATTAAGACAGATTAG